From a region of the Argiope bruennichi chromosome 8, qqArgBrue1.1, whole genome shotgun sequence genome:
- the LOC129981554 gene encoding cytochrome P450 3A41-like, with translation MDISVENGLICSILIIILFMWIRWRKTQLRIFKDLGIPGPSPNILFGNILELNRKGPQKCHKEWIEKYGKILGFYHGMKPVLLVADPELLKKILIKDFHLFCDRPEGVPLRVHSFLDQIIPASAIMDNLLINLKGEHWKKVRSILSPTFSANKLKGMIPAVNQVCDSALSILEAKSRNGEIIDILDVLQRLTLDIISAQAFAMDVDSLENPDDPLLRSAKIVFDLPFASKIVFFGRCFPELSFFAMAANFLSMFIRNKGYIPPLKITQVLEVIIKERRNNPKLKSPDLLQWLMEASNFDTDLEKDNSNKKEESFSESSKLPRKRQTLNDVEVISNALVVFLAGFETTSSALAFSFYFLAKYPEYQQQIQKEIDFLIEQEGQLDYYNVSNFQLMERFFLEAMRFYPPAINFIIRLSVSDVDYGYVRIPKGMEINIPVEYIHHSEEFWEQPEEFNPDRFLPGSAAKRQSCSYMAFGTGPRSCIGQRLVNITSKIILAKILHKFTVEPAESHEQMKSVVKVFTMVPEKVCVKLKPRSTSM, from the exons ATGGATATCTCGGTGGAAAACGGGTTAATTTGTAgcattttgattattattctttttatgtgGATAAG atggCGAAAAACACAATTAAGGATATTCAAAGACCTTGGAATACCTGGCCCatctccaaatattttatttggaaacatACTTGAACTAAATCGAAAG GGTCCTCAGAAATGTcataaagaatggatagaaaaatATGGCAAAATACTTGG CTTCTACCATGGGATGAAACCGGTTTTATTAGTTGCAGATCCTGAATTATTGAAGAAGATTTTGATCAAAGACTTCCATTTATTTTGCGATAGACCG GAAGGTGTGCCGCTGCGGGTACACAGCTTCCTAGACCAAATAATTCCTGCCTCAGCAATTATGGACAACTTGTTGATAAATCTGAAAGGAGAACATTGGAAGAAAGTCAGATCTATTCTGTCGCCCACCTTCTCAGCTAATAAACTCAAAGGG ATGATACCGGCAGTGAATCAAGTGTGCGATTCTGCTCTTTCCATCTTAGAAGCGAAGTCTCGTAACGGAGAAATCATTGATATCCTGGATGTTTTGCAGAGGCTCACACTGGATATTATCTCCGCTCAGGCTTTCGCAATGGATGTTGACAGTCTCGAAAATCCAGATGATCCCTTGTTGAGAAGTGCAAAGATCGTATTCGATTTGCCGTTTgcttcaaaaattgttttcttcggac GATGCTTTCCTGAACTCAGCTTTTTCGCCATGGCAGCCAATTTCTTGAGTATGTTTATAAGAAACAAAGGGTACATACCTCCTCTTAAAATTACTCAAGTACTAGAGgttattataaaagaaagaagaaacaatCCAAAG ctgAAGTCACCTGATCTTTTACAATGGTTAATggaagcttcaaattttgacaccGATTTGGAGAAAGATAATTCCAACAAGAAAGAAGAATCATTTTcag AATCTTCAAAATTACCCAGAAAGCGACAAACTCTTAATGATGTTGAAGTCATATCAAATGCTTTAGTTGTCTTTTTAGCTGG GTTTGAGACAACGAGTTCTGCTCTTGCATTTTCCTTCTACTTTTTAGCAAAATACCCGGAATATCAACAACAAATTCAAAAGGAAATAGATTTCCTTATTGAACAGGAA ggACAGTTGGATTATTACAATGTAAGCAATTTCCAACTGATGGAACGTTTCTTCTTGGAGGCCATGAGGTTTTATCCACCAGCAATAAA TTTTATCATTAGGTTATCCGTATCTGACGTCGACTATGGATACGTGCGCATACCAAAAGGAATGGAAATTAATATACCAGTTGAATACATACACCACAGTGAAGAGTTCTGGGAACAACCAGAAGAATTCAACCCAGACAG GTTCTTGCCAGGAAGCGCAGCTAAACGTCAGTCCTGTAGTTACATGGCATTTGGCACTGGCCCTAGAAGCTGCATTGGACAAAGGCTCGTCAACATCACAtccaaaattattcttgcaaAGATCTTGCACAAATTTACAGTGGAGCCCGCCGAATCTCATGAGCAG